From a single Capsicum annuum cultivar UCD-10X-F1 chromosome 12, UCD10Xv1.1, whole genome shotgun sequence genomic region:
- the LOC107848903 gene encoding ornithine transcarbamylase, chloroplastic, producing the protein MAAISSQLSSLRSPETLSFSSGMLTSHFSGVIVPSPVTFPVIRTRVSCQSTSSTTPSSSLTAKATTNHQKGFLHISDFDKATILNILDRAREVKELLKSGERTYLPFSGKTMAMIFAKPSMRTRVSFETGFYLLGGHAIYLGPNDIQMGKREETRDVARVLSRYNDIIMARVFAHQDILDLAKYATVPIINGLTDYNHPCQIMADALTIIEHVGQLEGTKVVYVGDGNNIVHSWLLLASVIPFHFVCACPKGFEPDQETVEKARQAGVSKIEITNDPKEAVKNADVVYSDVWASMGQKEEAAHRRQVFQGFQVDEELMKLAGKNAYFMHCLPAERGVEVTDGVIEAPNSIVFPQAENRMHAQNAIMLYVLGFRSSFYFFGW; encoded by the exons ATGGCCGCCATTTCTTCTCAATTATCTTCTCTCCGGTCACCGGAAACTCTCTCATTCTCCTCCGGAATGCTAACGTCACACTTTTCCGGTGTAATTGTACCTTCTCCGGTCACATTTCCGGTTATTCGTACACGTGTCTCATGCCAATCCACCTCTTCAACAACACCTTCTTCCTCCCTCACTGCAAAAG CAACTACCAACCACCAGAAGGGCTTTCTGCACATTAGTGATTTCGATAAAGCCACTATATTGAACATCTTGGATCGAGCCAGAGAGGTTAAAGAGTTGCTAAAATCAGGAGAGAGGACATATCTTCCATTCTCGGGTAAAACTATGGCTATGATTTTTGCTAAGCCTTCCATGAGGACGCGAGTTTCTTTTGAGACAGGGTTTTACTTGCTTGGAGGCCATGCGATCTATTTGGGACCAAATGACATACAAATGGGTAAGCGGGAAGAAACTCGTGATGTTGCTCGTGTTCTTTCTCGCTATAATGATATCATTATGGCTAGAGTTTTTGCTCATCAG GACATTCTTGATCTAGCTAAATATGCTACTGTGCCTATAATCAATGGCCTGACAGACTATAACCATCCTTGTCAAATAATGGCTGATGCCCTTACAATAATTGAGCATGTCGGCCAGCTGGAAGGAACTAAG GTTGTCTATGTTGGAGATGGAAATAACATAGTGCATTCGTGGCTGCTTCTGGCTTCCGTTATTCCATTCCACTTTGTTTGTGCCTGCCCCAAAGGTTTTGAACCTGATCAGGAAACAGTTGAGAAAGCACGACAGGCTGGAGTCAGCAAAATCGAGATAACTAATGACCCAAAGGAAGCTGTTAAAAACGCTGATGTTGTCTATTCAGATGTCTGGGCTAGCATGGGACAAAAGGAAGAAGCTGCACATCGCCGTCAAGTATTTCAAGGATTCCAG GTGGATGAAGAATTGATGAAACTAGCTGGAAAAAACGCATATTTTATGCACTGTTTGCCGGCAGAAAGAGGAGTGGAAGTCACAGATGGCGTGATTGAAGCACCAAACTCCATTGTATTCCCCCAAGCTGAGAACCGCATGCACGCGCAAAATGCAATTATGCTTTATGTTCTTGGCTT CCGCTCAAGCTTCTATTTCTTTGGGTGGTGA